Proteins encoded by one window of Flexibacter flexilis DSM 6793:
- a CDS encoding OsmC family protein, protein MPTVTARINEQNYKTVISTETNTLIADEPKALGGEDLGFTPYELLASALASCTAITLRMYAERKNWNTGEIDVQVSLSDERNPTIFTRIITFQNPLDEAQHTRLVAVANACPTHKILQGTIQINTEA, encoded by the coding sequence ATGCCCACTGTAACCGCTCGAATAAACGAGCAAAATTATAAAACCGTCATTAGCACCGAAACCAATACGTTGATTGCCGACGAACCCAAAGCGTTGGGCGGCGAAGATTTAGGCTTTACGCCTTACGAACTGTTGGCCAGTGCGTTAGCTTCTTGTACGGCCATCACGTTACGAATGTACGCCGAGCGCAAAAACTGGAATACTGGCGAAATTGACGTGCAAGTAAGTCTTTCGGACGAACGCAACCCGACGATTTTTACGCGCATCATTACGTTTCAAAATCCTTTGGACGAAGCACAACATACGCGCCTTGTGGCGGTGGCCAACGCCTGCCCCACACACAAAATTTTGCAAGGAACTATCCAAATAAACACCGAAGCATAA
- a CDS encoding GNAT family N-acetyltransferase gives MTIEQFDRESKGFFKATENDQTAGRMTYSWAGSDKFIIDHTEVEPQFNGQGVGRKLVMAAVAFAREKGLKIIPLCPYAKSVFDKTPEIADVLSK, from the coding sequence ATGACCATCGAACAATTTGACCGCGAAAGCAAAGGCTTTTTCAAAGCCACCGAAAACGACCAAACCGCAGGCCGCATGACCTACTCTTGGGCTGGTTCGGACAAATTCATTATTGACCACACGGAAGTAGAACCGCAGTTTAACGGGCAAGGCGTAGGCCGCAAACTGGTGATGGCCGCCGTGGCGTTTGCCCGCGAAAAAGGCCTCAAAATCATTCCGTTGTGTCCGTATGCCAAAAGCGTATTCGACAAAACACCCGAAATCGCCGATGTGCTTTCTAAGTAA